Below is a window of Mobula birostris isolate sMobBir1 unplaced genomic scaffold, sMobBir1.hap1 scaffold_2305, whole genome shotgun sequence DNA.
GAACAAGCTAGATGAGTTTAATGGCCAATCCTGTTTCTACTTCCAACCTTCTTATGGCCCTCCAGTTTAAACTGGCCTTGAGCAAGAACAAAGCTGTGTATatgcatgcaacacacacaaaatcctgtgggaactcagcaggccagacagtatctatggaaaaagtatactcgacatttcaggctgacatccttcagcaggactaaagaaaaaaagatgagaagtacagttaaaagatgggaggaggggagggagaaacacaaggtgatagaagaaactgagagggggaggggtgaagtaaagaactgggaagttgattggtgaaagagatatagggctggagaaccacagggaggcgatgggcaggcatggagataagatgagagagggagatgggaatgAGAATTAGAGAAGTGGggtattaccggaagttcgagaaattaatgtgcatgccatcaggttggaggctacccagttggaatatatggtgttgatcctccaacctgagtgaggtctcatcgcgacagtagaggaggccatggatagacatataggaatgggaatgggaagtggaattaaaatgggttgccactgggagatactgctttttctggtggacagagcgtaggtgctcggcaaagcagtctcccaattgatgttgggtctcaccaatatacaagaggctacaccaggagcaccggacacagtaagtgaccccaaCAAATCACAgatgaaatgtcgcctcacctgaaaggactgtttggggctctgaatggtagtgagggaggaggtgtaggggtaggtgtagcacttgttccacttgcaaggataagtgtcaggagggagatcagtggggagggacgaatggacaagggagtcgcataggaaacgatccctgcagaaagcacaacgtaggggggaaggaaagatgtgcttggtggtgggatcctgttggaggtggcagaaactGCGGAGAATTAtctgctggatgtggaggctggtagggtggtgggtgaggactaCAGGAACCCTATCCATGATAGGGTGGTGCGAGGATTCTTTGCAATAGATTTATCTCCATTCCTGACCAACTACCACTTAATTGCCTTTGGGCATTGTAGGCAAGCAGATGCTGACATTCCCACATGGCACATGTTGGCATGTGCTGGCTCACATTAGCTTGTATTGGCAGCAGGTTTTTCTAGTGATTATTTGTTCAGTGATCTCACCATGGGAGGATCAGATTTTCCAAGGACCCACCTGCTGTCACGGTCCCACAGCAACATGCGGATGTGGTTGAGGATTGATGCTTGGCCCAATTTCACCTCAATGGCCGACCGGCAGTCCTCGTCAATTGGATGTCGAGAGAAGCCATGATCGAGGTCGTAGTTCTGAGTGTCACCATCGAGCAGGGCTGCCTTTAGTTCTCCCCCGATGACCTGCGCCCCATGCTTCATTGAGGCAATGTTCTCATCTGGGACTGGGGAACACAACGATGGAGCACATCATTAAGAGCTCGTGAACTGGCAACTGAGTGCCAACTCAAAGCGAGACACAGAGTGCGGGATTAAATTATTACTGATGATAATAAAATATTTGTGCTCTACCGGACAATCCCTGGACTAATGTGCtgagttgcatatatttcaatgcaagaagaatTGTAGGAAAAATCAGATTAGTTCAGggtatggatcaacacatggaattatgatattgcagccatcagtgagacttggttgcagaagcggcaggactggcagctgatTATACTGGGATTCCATTGTTGTAGacgtgatagagcaggagggatagTACtcctagtcagggaaaatgtcatagcAGTGCTCAGTaagaacagactggagagcttgtctactgagatgttatgggtagaactgagggataataaatgtatgaccatgttaatgggattatattacaggccacccaacagtccacaggatttagaggtgcaaatttgtagagaggttgcagactgttgcaagaaacatac
It encodes the following:
- the LOC140192729 gene encoding BTB/POZ domain-containing protein 9-like: MKHGAQVIGGELKAALLDGDTQNYDLDHGFSRHPIDEDCRSAIEVKLGQASILNHIRMLLWDRDSRSYSYYIEVSMDELDWIRIIDHSKYLCRSWQNLFFSPQVCR